A window of the Cellvibrio sp. pealriver genome harbors these coding sequences:
- a CDS encoding cytochrome c oxidase subunit 3, translated as MANGYQKYYVPHHSSWPIVGAIALFMIGYGAAFWINALAKDQHGIGWFLLIIGFALLFYMLFGWFSNVIDESMDGLYSQQMDRSFRQGMSWFIFSEIMFFMAFFGALFYARMIAVPWLDGASNNAMTAEVLWPNFDAVWPLVKTPGGVETQAMPWEGIPLYNTLILLASSVTLQFAHIGIEQRKYTQLGFFLLMTIILGVIFLCLQGYEYVHSYQELGLRLDSGIYGNTFFLLTGFHGLHVTLGAIFLTVIFLRILIKGHFTPERHFGFQAAAWYWHFVDVVWLNLFIFVYVL; from the coding sequence ATGGCAAATGGTTACCAGAAATATTATGTCCCTCACCACAGTAGTTGGCCCATTGTGGGAGCAATTGCCTTGTTTATGATTGGTTATGGCGCGGCCTTCTGGATTAATGCCTTGGCCAAAGACCAGCACGGCATAGGCTGGTTTTTATTAATTATCGGTTTCGCGTTGCTGTTCTATATGTTGTTTGGCTGGTTCAGCAATGTGATTGACGAGTCGATGGACGGGCTTTATAGCCAGCAGATGGATCGCTCTTTTCGGCAGGGCATGAGTTGGTTTATTTTTTCTGAAATTATGTTTTTCATGGCATTTTTTGGCGCGCTCTTTTACGCGCGCATGATTGCAGTGCCCTGGTTGGATGGTGCAAGTAATAATGCTATGACGGCAGAAGTTCTCTGGCCTAATTTTGATGCTGTCTGGCCTTTGGTCAAAACGCCCGGTGGTGTAGAAACCCAGGCAATGCCATGGGAAGGTATTCCACTTTACAACACGCTGATACTGCTTGCGTCATCGGTAACCCTGCAGTTTGCGCATATCGGCATAGAGCAGCGCAAATATACCCAACTCGGTTTTTTCTTGCTGATGACAATTATTCTTGGGGTGATTTTTTTATGCTTACAAGGTTATGAGTATGTCCATTCTTATCAGGAGTTAGGCCTGCGTTTGGATTCCGGTATTTATGGCAATACGTTCTTTTTATTGACCGGCTTTCATGGTCTGCATGTAACGCTAGGTGCAATTTTCTTAACGGTGATTTTTCTACGTATTTTAATCAAAGGCCACTTTACACCTGAACGCCATTTTGGTTTTCAGGCAGCGGCCTGGTATTGGCATTTTGTAGATGTGGTTTGGCTTAATTTATTTATCTTTGTCTACGTCTTGTAA
- a CDS encoding heme A synthase: protein MKTFTALINCTILLTLMVIALGAYTRLTDAGLGCPDWPGCYGKLTAPLHDGHVAEAQQNFPDATVEPHKAHNEMMHRYIAGLLGLCVLAITFFCFWLKQYRIVGIVILLLVIFQAALGMWTVTLNLLPLVVLAHLLGGFTLFSLLVLLRVEIASQQKQLATEPALGNLLPLAYFALLVLLIQISLGGWTSSNYAATVCYQLPFCESGWQERFSFQAAFSMPLGHDTYEFGVLSYEERMSIHVLHRMGAIFTLLVLGTFVFLCWRRAVSKIMRFMTWAIGSLLLLQLTLGLINILAQLPLLNAVAHNLVAANMLMMLVVFIRQIHLRKTEQYKAHTPIIEKERPIIS, encoded by the coding sequence ATGAAAACATTTACTGCCCTGATTAATTGCACGATTTTACTGACGCTCATGGTTATTGCGTTGGGTGCATATACCCGTTTGACGGATGCCGGACTTGGTTGCCCGGACTGGCCGGGCTGCTATGGAAAACTCACCGCGCCTTTGCATGATGGGCATGTTGCTGAAGCGCAGCAAAATTTCCCTGATGCCACGGTTGAACCACACAAGGCCCATAACGAAATGATGCATCGTTACATTGCGGGTTTGTTGGGTTTGTGTGTGCTGGCAATAACTTTTTTTTGTTTCTGGTTAAAGCAGTACCGTATTGTTGGCATAGTGATTTTGCTGTTGGTAATTTTTCAAGCTGCCTTGGGAATGTGGACAGTAACATTGAATTTATTGCCGCTGGTTGTGCTGGCGCATTTGTTGGGTGGTTTTACGCTGTTTAGTTTGCTGGTATTGCTGCGCGTAGAAATTGCATCGCAACAAAAACAATTGGCGACAGAGCCTGCATTGGGAAATCTATTGCCACTGGCCTATTTCGCACTATTGGTATTACTCATCCAAATTTCATTGGGTGGGTGGACTTCCAGTAATTATGCAGCCACCGTGTGTTATCAATTGCCTTTCTGTGAAAGCGGTTGGCAGGAACGATTTTCATTCCAGGCTGCGTTCAGCATGCCACTGGGTCATGATACTTATGAGTTCGGTGTTTTATCGTACGAAGAGCGTATGAGTATTCATGTATTACACCGGATGGGCGCAATTTTTACCTTATTAGTGCTAGGAACATTTGTGTTTTTATGTTGGCGGCGTGCGGTTAGTAAAATAATGCGTTTTATGACGTGGGCGATAGGTTCATTGTTGTTACTGCAGTTAACGCTGGGGCTTATTAATATCCTTGCCCAGTTACCGCTGTTGAATGCCGTTGCTCATAATCTTGTGGCTGCCAATATGTTAATGATGTTGGTAGTGTTTATCCGGCAAATACATTTGCGAAAAACGGAACAGTATAAAGCGCACACACCCATCATCGAAAAAGAGCGGCCAATCATTAGTTAG
- a CDS encoding DUF2909 domain-containing protein produces MLIKIILVVLLAIVVFSLFQALLVMLKNDEAAPKMSKFLGRRLIFSAAVILLLIILLLTGVITPNPRPY; encoded by the coding sequence ATGCTGATTAAAATCATCCTTGTTGTGTTATTGGCAATTGTTGTTTTCAGTTTATTTCAGGCACTGCTGGTGATGTTAAAAAACGATGAAGCAGCACCCAAGATGTCCAAGTTTTTAGGCCGTCGCCTGATTTTTTCTGCAGCAGTAATTTTGTTACTGATTATTCTGTTATTAACAGGCGTTATTACACCCAACCCACGCCCGTATTAA
- a CDS encoding putative porin produces MKMKLLTAIIAATGFAAAPFAFSSTYQGEVTAAYSDVNPDATSTDAYEAGIQGKYYFSPVDTSQHPLAEAAFLEKASNIYVSAATKEWKGDGFRSDIYAREIGIDFYIPDSIFYLGAGVRENKNQTKFAADPDNGSGEVRFGMPWQSQWFVKAGVSPVDGLLVWSEFVEDVDVSEQWNINGKYVIALAGEKALNFEASYENSDDFFPAETWSAAADFYFDRHLSVGTGFTHETFENDGLIQGKDATDYFIRARNYFTDNIGVELEYTSGEFEDALTLGASIRF; encoded by the coding sequence ATGAAAATGAAATTACTTACCGCTATTATCGCCGCTACGGGTTTTGCTGCTGCACCTTTCGCATTTTCTTCCACTTACCAAGGTGAAGTTACCGCTGCCTATTCTGATGTTAATCCTGATGCCACATCGACAGATGCTTATGAAGCAGGCATACAAGGAAAATATTATTTTTCTCCTGTTGATACGAGCCAGCACCCATTGGCAGAAGCAGCTTTTCTGGAAAAAGCGAGCAACATTTACGTATCCGCAGCTACCAAGGAATGGAAAGGTGATGGATTTCGTTCTGATATCTATGCACGTGAAATAGGCATAGATTTTTATATTCCGGATAGTATTTTTTATCTCGGAGCCGGTGTAAGAGAAAACAAAAATCAAACTAAATTTGCTGCTGATCCTGATAATGGGTCAGGTGAGGTACGTTTTGGAATGCCATGGCAATCTCAATGGTTTGTCAAGGCGGGTGTCTCTCCTGTTGATGGCTTATTAGTGTGGTCTGAATTTGTGGAAGATGTTGATGTATCCGAGCAATGGAACATCAATGGAAAATACGTAATAGCCTTGGCGGGTGAAAAGGCGTTGAACTTCGAAGCCAGTTACGAAAATTCCGATGATTTCTTTCCTGCAGAAACCTGGAGCGCGGCAGCCGATTTTTACTTTGATCGCCATTTAAGTGTAGGGACTGGTTTTACTCATGAGACATTTGAAAACGATGGCTTGATTCAAGGGAAGGATGCTACCGATTATTTTATCCGCGCACGTAATTATTTTACCGATAACATCGGAGTGGAGTTGGAATACACCTCTGGTGAGTTTGAAGATGCGTTGACTCTGGGGGCCAGTATTCGCTTTTAA
- the ctaD gene encoding cytochrome c oxidase subunit I, whose amino-acid sequence MSAENSRPLTDSAHAHDEAHDEAHDHKPTGITRWLYTTNHKDIGTLYLLFALLMLFIGGSLAMVIRAELFQPGLQFVDPHFFNQMTTVHGLVMVFGAIMPAFVGLANWMVPLMIGAPDMALPRMNNWSFWILPFSFFILLSTLFMEGGGPAAGWTFYAPLSTTYSNDSTAFFVFAVHLLGISSIMGAMNVIVTIFNLRAPGMTWMKMPLFVWTWLITAFLLIAVMPVLAGTVTMVLTDKYFGTSFFDAAGGGDPVLFQHIFWFFGHPEVYIMILPAFGIISSIIPAFSRKPLFGYESMVIATASIAFLSFIVWAHHMFTTGMPVAAELFFMYTTMLIAVPTGVKVFNWVATMWRGSMTFETPMMFAVAFIVLFTIGGLSGLMLAIIPADFQYQDTYFVVAHFHYVLVTGALFGIIAGVYFWIPKWTGVMYSERLGQCHFWCSLISVNMLFFPMHFVGLAGMPRRIPDYALQFADMNAFISIGGLLFGLSQLLFVWVVFRCMRGKGEKATTQVWEGAQGLEWEIPSPAPYHTFETPPRVK is encoded by the coding sequence ATGAGCGCAGAAAATTCACGTCCGCTAACCGATTCCGCTCATGCGCATGACGAAGCGCATGACGAAGCGCATGATCATAAACCAACAGGGATCACTCGCTGGTTATACACCACCAATCATAAAGATATAGGCACACTTTATTTATTGTTTGCACTGCTGATGTTGTTTATTGGCGGCAGTTTGGCAATGGTGATACGCGCTGAATTATTTCAGCCGGGTTTGCAATTTGTTGATCCGCATTTTTTTAACCAGATGACAACGGTTCATGGTCTGGTGATGGTGTTTGGCGCAATCATGCCCGCCTTTGTCGGCTTGGCAAATTGGATGGTTCCTTTAATGATTGGCGCTCCAGATATGGCATTGCCACGCATGAACAACTGGAGTTTCTGGATACTGCCATTTTCATTTTTTATTTTATTGTCCACTTTATTTATGGAGGGTGGTGGTCCGGCAGCGGGTTGGACTTTTTATGCTCCGCTTTCGACAACCTACAGCAATGACAGCACTGCATTTTTTGTGTTTGCGGTGCATTTATTGGGTATCTCTTCAATCATGGGCGCGATGAACGTTATCGTCACCATATTTAATTTGCGCGCCCCCGGCATGACCTGGATGAAAATGCCCTTGTTTGTGTGGACTTGGCTGATCACCGCGTTTTTATTAATTGCAGTTATGCCAGTGCTGGCAGGAACTGTGACTATGGTGTTGACCGATAAATATTTTGGCACCAGTTTTTTTGATGCGGCAGGCGGTGGTGATCCGGTGCTGTTCCAGCATATTTTTTGGTTTTTTGGGCACCCTGAAGTCTACATTATGATTTTGCCCGCTTTCGGTATTATTTCCAGCATCATTCCTGCTTTTTCACGTAAGCCATTATTCGGTTATGAGTCCATGGTGATTGCCACGGCGAGCATTGCATTCCTCTCATTTATTGTGTGGGCTCACCATATGTTTACAACGGGAATGCCCGTGGCCGCTGAATTATTTTTTATGTACACCACCATGCTGATCGCTGTGCCTACAGGAGTAAAAGTATTTAATTGGGTGGCAACTATGTGGCGTGGCTCAATGACATTTGAAACGCCAATGATGTTTGCAGTTGCTTTTATTGTGCTGTTTACGATTGGCGGATTGTCCGGCCTGATGTTGGCTATTATCCCGGCTGATTTCCAATATCAGGATACCTATTTTGTGGTTGCGCATTTTCATTACGTGCTGGTGACGGGCGCGCTCTTTGGAATTATTGCTGGTGTTTATTTCTGGATTCCAAAATGGACCGGTGTGATGTACAGCGAGCGTTTGGGGCAGTGTCATTTTTGGTGTTCATTAATTTCCGTCAACATGTTGTTTTTCCCCATGCACTTCGTTGGGCTCGCTGGCATGCCTCGGCGCATTCCGGATTACGCTTTACAGTTTGCCGACATGAATGCCTTTATCAGTATTGGTGGTTTGTTATTTGGTTTGTCGCAGTTGTTATTTGTCTGGGTTGTATTTCGCTGTATGCGCGGCAAAGGTGAAAAAGCCACAACCCAAGTGTGGGAAGGTGCACAGGGATTGGAGTGGGAAATTCCATCGCCTGCTCCTTACCACACATTTGAAACACCTCCGCGAGTGAAGTGA
- the coxB gene encoding cytochrome c oxidase subunit II, translating to MKLKPCLPNNNLHRLFLILLLLPVSASAQDSKYNMTRGATDISQQVYDLHMIIFYICCVIAAIVFSLMFWSIIHHRKSKGATPAQFHGSLKVEILWTAIPVVILVVMAIPASKTLIAMEDASKADLTVLVTGSQWKWHYKYMEYPIEFYSLLATPRDQIENQAEKTELYLRDVDKPLVLPTGKKIRFLVTADDVIHSWWVPAFAIKKDANPGFINETWTKVDKPGIYRGQCAELCGKDHGFMPIVVDVRTPEDFERWTQEQIEIQAQALAAEKEAAAKTQGLDELMALGQKVYETHCAMCHQVSGDGLPGAIPALKGSKMVTQDIPAHIHIVVYGKPATAMQAFGKQLSASELAAVITYERNAWGNNTGESVQVADVAAVIDAGE from the coding sequence GTGAAACTTAAGCCCTGTTTGCCGAATAACAATTTGCATAGGCTGTTTTTGATTTTGTTGCTGTTGCCAGTTTCAGCATCGGCTCAAGATTCAAAATACAATATGACTCGTGGCGCAACGGACATCAGCCAGCAAGTGTATGACTTGCACATGATCATTTTTTACATCTGTTGCGTTATTGCTGCCATCGTATTTAGCTTGATGTTTTGGTCAATCATCCATCATCGAAAATCCAAAGGGGCAACGCCAGCGCAATTTCACGGTAGTTTAAAAGTAGAAATTCTGTGGACGGCAATCCCCGTCGTTATCCTTGTGGTAATGGCTATTCCTGCCAGCAAAACATTAATTGCTATGGAGGATGCATCCAAAGCGGATCTCACTGTGCTGGTGACGGGTTCGCAGTGGAAATGGCATTACAAATACATGGAGTATCCCATCGAGTTTTATTCTTTGCTTGCAACGCCGCGCGACCAAATCGAAAACCAGGCAGAGAAAACCGAGCTCTATTTGCGCGATGTTGATAAACCATTGGTGTTGCCCACCGGTAAAAAAATCCGTTTTTTAGTCACCGCTGATGATGTGATTCACTCCTGGTGGGTGCCTGCATTTGCGATTAAAAAAGATGCCAATCCCGGGTTCATTAATGAGACATGGACCAAAGTGGATAAGCCTGGAATTTATCGCGGCCAATGTGCCGAGCTGTGTGGGAAAGACCATGGGTTTATGCCGATAGTGGTGGATGTGAGAACGCCGGAAGATTTTGAGCGATGGACGCAAGAGCAAATTGAAATTCAAGCACAAGCATTGGCCGCTGAAAAAGAGGCGGCAGCGAAAACCCAAGGTTTGGATGAATTGATGGCGCTTGGGCAAAAAGTGTATGAAACCCATTGCGCTATGTGTCATCAGGTGTCCGGTGATGGGTTACCTGGTGCTATTCCTGCACTCAAAGGCAGCAAAATGGTAACGCAGGATATTCCTGCTCATATCCACATAGTGGTTTACGGCAAACCAGCAACAGCAATGCAGGCGTTCGGTAAGCAGTTAAGTGCCAGTGAATTGGCAGCGGTGATTACCTATGAGCGCAATGCCTGGGGCAACAATACCGGTGAGTCAGTGCAAGTGGCGGATGTAGCTGCCGTTATCGATGCAGGAGAATAA
- a CDS encoding cytochrome c oxidase assembly protein, with the protein MASHKLLVRKLIVVCIAMFGFGFALVPLYDVFCRYTGINGKTENTAAPVSKKVDESREVSVEFLANRDPGIPWRFAPEIERIVVHPGQIKIIHFEVENLSSEAMIGRAVPSVSPGEAARYFKKIECFCFVEQPLDSREHKSMPVQFYIDPELPERFTTITLSYRLYKSTLHTANR; encoded by the coding sequence ATGGCATCGCATAAATTGCTCGTACGCAAGCTGATCGTGGTGTGTATCGCCATGTTTGGTTTCGGGTTTGCGTTAGTGCCTTTGTACGATGTGTTTTGTCGCTATACCGGTATTAATGGAAAAACAGAAAATACCGCTGCACCTGTGTCAAAAAAAGTAGATGAAAGCCGCGAGGTTTCAGTGGAGTTTCTGGCTAACCGGGACCCAGGTATTCCCTGGCGTTTCGCGCCGGAAATAGAACGTATTGTTGTTCATCCGGGGCAAATTAAAATCATTCATTTTGAAGTGGAAAATTTGAGTTCAGAGGCGATGATCGGGCGCGCAGTGCCATCAGTATCCCCGGGTGAAGCAGCGCGTTATTTTAAAAAAATAGAATGCTTTTGTTTTGTTGAGCAGCCTTTGGATAGTCGCGAACATAAATCAATGCCGGTGCAGTTTTATATCGATCCGGAACTGCCTGAACGTTTTACAACGATCACTTTGTCGTACCGTTTGTATAAGAGCACGCTGCATACCGCTAATCGCTGA
- a CDS encoding SURF1 family protein, with the protein MTIIAFNRYWVVRWPWVCVNFLAVLLLLGLSLWQWQRAQEKYQTLERIADWKKLGAANVFSLLATSADNRDGVYMEFSGRWLAPAVWLLDNRLVNGRAGYDVLIAVKDTSSPETTPAILLNLGWVAAPASRASLPVIEVPPVLTVQGIFRTRTKGVLLGTNIENNDHWPIRIQQVDSSLLSNAIDTSLVPGVVYQEKNSPFVIHYRPVMLPPERHKAYALQWFLLALAVVVVALAASGGKKIQEPQQ; encoded by the coding sequence ATGACTATTATAGCGTTCAATCGCTATTGGGTCGTCCGGTGGCCGTGGGTATGCGTAAATTTTCTGGCAGTGCTGCTGTTGCTGGGGTTATCCCTGTGGCAATGGCAGCGTGCGCAAGAAAAATACCAAACCCTGGAGCGCATTGCTGATTGGAAAAAACTAGGTGCCGCCAATGTTTTCAGTTTATTAGCAACGAGTGCGGATAATCGCGATGGTGTGTACATGGAATTTTCCGGGCGTTGGTTAGCGCCTGCGGTATGGTTGCTGGACAATCGGTTGGTGAATGGTCGTGCAGGTTACGATGTATTGATTGCCGTTAAAGATACTTCATCACCAGAAACTACACCTGCGATTTTGTTAAATCTTGGCTGGGTTGCGGCTCCGGCTTCGCGCGCATCGCTTCCCGTAATTGAAGTTCCTCCTGTGTTAACGGTGCAAGGCATTTTCCGCACACGCACAAAAGGTGTTTTGTTAGGTACAAATATCGAAAATAACGATCATTGGCCCATCCGGATTCAACAGGTAGATTCGTCCCTTTTATCCAACGCTATCGATACATCGTTGGTGCCTGGTGTTGTTTATCAGGAAAAAAATTCTCCGTTTGTTATTCATTATCGCCCGGTAATGCTGCCGCCAGAACGCCATAAAGCCTATGCATTGCAATGGTTTTTATTAGCTTTAGCCGTTGTGGTCGTTGCATTGGCGGCCAGCGGCGGTAAAAAAATACAGGAGCCACAACAATGA